The Pelorhabdus rhamnosifermentans genome window below encodes:
- a CDS encoding YebC/PmpR family DNA-binding transcriptional regulator: protein MSGHSKWANIKHKKGRVDAIRGKITTKIGREITIAVKLGGPDQTGNMRLKLALQKAKANNVPKENIQRAIQKGQGALEGANYEEIVYEGYGPAGVAVMIDILTDNRNRTAADIRHIFTKSGGNLGESGCVSWMFKQKGVFVVESGTLSEEDLMMMVLDAGAEDLKNQDGTFEITTAPADFEAVQQVLEANHIECVVAEITMVPETFAELNEADSEKMMNMLEILEEHDDVQNVYSNFDMPEEPEED from the coding sequence ATGTCAGGACATTCAAAATGGGCGAATATTAAACACAAAAAAGGTAGAGTAGATGCCATTCGCGGTAAAATCACGACGAAGATTGGTCGGGAGATTACCATTGCTGTAAAGTTAGGCGGACCAGATCAAACAGGCAATATGCGCCTTAAGTTGGCCCTTCAAAAGGCCAAAGCCAATAATGTTCCGAAAGAAAATATTCAACGGGCCATTCAAAAGGGTCAAGGTGCTTTAGAAGGCGCGAATTATGAAGAAATCGTTTATGAAGGCTACGGACCAGCAGGTGTTGCTGTTATGATCGATATTTTGACAGATAATCGCAACCGTACTGCTGCAGATATTCGTCATATTTTTACAAAGAGTGGCGGAAATCTTGGTGAATCAGGTTGTGTTTCTTGGATGTTTAAACAAAAGGGTGTTTTTGTTGTTGAATCAGGCACTCTCAGTGAAGAAGATTTAATGATGATGGTACTTGATGCAGGTGCCGAAGATTTGAAAAATCAAGACGGTACTTTTGAGATTACTACGGCACCGGCAGATTTTGAGGCCGTTCAGCAGGTTCTTGAAGCCAATCATATTGAATGTGTCGTTGCTGAAATTACCATGGTTCCAGAAACATTCGCGGAACTGAATGAAGCTGATTCTGAAAAGATGATGAACATGCTGGAAATCTTAGAAGAACATGATGATGTACAAAATGTCTATTCTAATTTTGATATGCCAGAAGAACCAGAAGAAGATTAA
- a CDS encoding BofC C-terminal domain-containing protein, with protein MLPFLQSKKIRLSLGIIAVFVTALVVGAMVFFPFGKDYGDLEMDAQAAKQDGKIKVTAETNMIQTIHYLKCGEDEVFHTKPADNLIGLNYNQIVKMYPDWSIEKFDTDTVEMSLNVDSYCREHANNLFIGIQDGYVASFYGKPGPKAILKEKTKIETSSLTAQDLEELKRGIVVQSREELMRTLEGLGSR; from the coding sequence ATGTTGCCTTTTTTACAATCAAAAAAGATCCGTTTATCTCTTGGCATCATCGCTGTTTTTGTTACGGCTCTAGTCGTGGGTGCTATGGTGTTCTTTCCATTTGGAAAAGATTATGGCGATTTAGAAATGGATGCTCAGGCAGCCAAGCAAGACGGTAAAATTAAAGTGACTGCTGAGACAAATATGATTCAAACCATCCATTATCTAAAATGCGGTGAAGATGAAGTATTTCATACCAAACCGGCTGACAATTTAATTGGATTAAATTATAATCAAATCGTTAAAATGTATCCTGACTGGAGTATTGAAAAATTTGATACAGATACAGTCGAAATGTCTCTGAATGTGGACAGCTATTGTCGTGAACATGCCAATAATCTTTTTATCGGCATTCAGGACGGTTATGTAGCATCGTTTTATGGAAAACCGGGACCCAAGGCTATTTTGAAAGAAAAAACCAAGATTGAGACAAGCAGTTTAACAGCGCAGGATTTAGAAGAATTAAAGCGGGGAATTGTTGTACAGTCACGGGAAGAATTGATGCGGACGCTGGAAGGGTTAGGATCTCGCTAA
- the ruvA gene encoding Holliday junction branch migration protein RuvA: MIGYLKGQISHLFADFCFIDVAGVGYRVFVPFSTRQKLSIGLTITLFTSLQVREDAMLLYGFITQAEYDLFIHLTSVTGIGPKVALSALSAMTPETFRVAVSQKDITVLTKIPGIGKKTAERMILELKDKIGIVEAVEDSSLTECEVDNDQLSEALAALTVLGYSQSESMSVLKKADSSNCTVEQLIKMALKEFARR; this comes from the coding sequence ATGATTGGTTATTTAAAAGGTCAGATTTCTCATCTCTTTGCGGATTTTTGTTTTATTGATGTGGCTGGCGTAGGTTATCGGGTATTCGTGCCGTTTTCGACGCGTCAGAAGTTATCGATTGGTCTTACTATTACACTGTTTACGTCATTGCAAGTGCGCGAAGATGCTATGCTATTGTATGGTTTTATTACGCAAGCGGAATATGATCTATTTATTCATTTGACATCGGTTACAGGGATTGGTCCGAAAGTGGCGCTTAGCGCCTTGTCTGCTATGACGCCTGAGACTTTTCGCGTGGCTGTGAGTCAAAAAGATATTACCGTTCTTACGAAGATCCCGGGAATTGGGAAAAAGACGGCAGAACGTATGATTTTGGAACTTAAAGATAAAATTGGTATAGTGGAAGCCGTAGAGGATAGTTCATTGACAGAGTGTGAAGTGGACAATGATCAGTTGAGTGAAGCCCTTGCTGCTTTGACTGTTCTAGGCTATAGCCAGAGCGAAAGTATGTCTGTATTGAAAAAGGCTGATTCAAGTAACTGTACAGTAGAACAGCTGATTAAAATGGCCTTGAAGGAATTTGCCAGGAGGTAG
- the ruvB gene encoding Holliday junction branch migration DNA helicase RuvB — protein MEEKRVLAGNEQQPDQWQYSLRPRCLQEYIGQEQVKQNLSIFIQAAISRQEPLDHVLLYGPPGLGKTTLANIIANEMNVNVRVTSGPAIERPGDLAAILTNLTENDVLFIDEIHRLSRTVEEILYSAMEDFALDIMIGKGPSARSIRLDLSPFTLVGATTRAGALASPLRDRFGVVCRLEYYKIEELAYIVQRAAEILKVPIDEQGAREIAKRSRGTPRVGNRLLKRVRDFAQVTGDGMITRSVADEALKLLEIDTLGLDKTDRKMLTTIIHKFCGGPVGLDTLAACISEETETIEDVYEPYLMQLGLLNRTPRGRVVTPAAYEHLQIPLDQANKLHCVDE, from the coding sequence ATGGAAGAAAAACGTGTCCTTGCTGGAAATGAGCAGCAACCAGATCAGTGGCAGTATAGTTTAAGGCCGCGTTGTTTGCAAGAATACATTGGTCAGGAACAGGTAAAACAAAATTTGTCCATCTTTATTCAGGCCGCTATTTCTCGTCAGGAGCCTTTAGATCATGTATTGCTTTATGGACCGCCAGGTTTGGGCAAGACGACGCTAGCCAATATTATTGCGAATGAAATGAATGTGAATGTTCGCGTTACGTCAGGTCCGGCCATTGAACGTCCCGGTGATTTGGCAGCGATTTTAACGAATTTAACTGAAAATGACGTGCTGTTTATTGATGAAATCCATCGTTTATCCCGGACAGTTGAAGAGATCCTTTATTCAGCCATGGAAGATTTTGCCCTTGATATTATGATCGGCAAGGGACCCAGCGCTCGCTCCATTCGTTTGGATCTTTCGCCCTTTACTTTAGTAGGAGCAACGACGCGGGCTGGGGCCCTCGCTTCACCGCTACGGGATCGCTTTGGTGTTGTTTGTCGGTTAGAGTATTATAAGATTGAAGAACTGGCCTATATTGTCCAGCGGGCGGCAGAAATACTCAAAGTGCCTATTGATGAGCAAGGTGCCAGGGAAATCGCGAAACGTTCACGGGGAACGCCGCGCGTAGGGAATCGGTTGCTTAAACGTGTGCGTGACTTTGCCCAAGTCACAGGGGATGGTATGATTACGCGTAGTGTGGCTGATGAGGCACTTAAGCTGTTAGAAATTGATACGCTTGGATTGGATAAGACAGATCGAAAAATGCTCACGACAATCATTCATAAATTTTGCGGCGGACCTGTGGGCCTGGATACACTTGCTGCTTGCATAAGTGAAGAAACGGAAACAATTGAAGATGTGTATGAACCTTATTTAATGCAACTGGGATTATTAAACCGAACGCCGCGGGGACGGGTGGTCACACCTGCTGCCTATGAGCATTTACAGATTCCTTTAGATCAAGCAAATAAGCTGCATTGTGTCGATGAATGA